A genomic segment from Dendropsophus ebraccatus isolate aDenEbr1 chromosome 7, aDenEbr1.pat, whole genome shotgun sequence encodes:
- the C1QTNF7 gene encoding complement C1q tumor necrosis factor-related protein 7: protein MMIILLYVTSFALYVSGQPANRKLKGEHQNIRYVCSIPGLPGLPGPPGTNGLVGPHGRIGLPGRDGRDGRKGEKGEKGIAGLRGKTGPLGPIGEKGDRGETGKKGPVGPHGDKGDLGPDGPFGVKGDKGTRGDPGAQGVCKCGDIVLKSAFSVGITTSFPQERLPILFNKILFDEGEHYNPSTGKFICAIPGIYYFSYDITLADKHLAISLVHNGEYKIKTFDANTGNHDVASGSTLLYLKPEDEVWLEIFYADQNGLFSDPSWADSLFSGFLLYADTDYMNALTDDDFL from the exons ATGATGATTATTTTGCTGTATGTTACAAGCTTTGCACTCTATGTCAGTGGGCAGCCAGCAAAtagaaaacttaaaggagaacacCAGAATATACGGTATGTTTGCAGCATCCCAGGATTGCCAGGGCTCCCAGGACCACCTGGGACAAATGGATTAGTTGGGCCACATGGACGGATTGGTCTTCCTGGAAGAGACGGGAGAGACGGCAGAAAAGGTGAAAAGGGTGAAAAGGGCATAGCAG GTTTGCGAGGAAAAACAGGTCCACTTGGGCCCATTGGTGAAAAAGGAGATCGAGGAGAAACTGGCAAAAAAGGACCAGTTGGACCACATGGAGACAAGGGAGATCTTGGACCTGATGGACCATTTGGAGTTAAAGGTGATAAAGGGacaagaggagatccaggagcacAAGGGGTATGCAAATGTGGTGATATAGTTCTCAAATCTGCTTTCTCAGTTGGGATCACCACCAGTTTCCCTCAGGAAAGACTTCCAATTCTATTTAACAAAATTCTCTTTGACGAAGGAGAACACTACAACCCTTCCACGGGGAAGTTTATTTGTGCAATTCCGGGAATTTATTATTTCTCCTATGACATCACTCTCGCAGACAAGCACCTGGCCATCAGCCTGGTACATAACGGTGAATACAAGATTAAGACTTTTGATGCCAACACGGGAAATCATGATGTCGCCTCAGGGTCAACTCTACTCTACCTAAAGCCAGAAGATGAAGTCTGGCTGGAGATATTCTATGCAGATCAAAATGGTCTGTTCTCAGATCCCAGCTGGGCAGACAGCTTGTTCTCTGGATTTCTTTTATATGCAGATACTGATTATATGAATGCTTTGACGGATGATGATTTTTTATAA